The Pseudoalteromonas translucida KMM 520 genome segment AATATCACATATACGTTGGCATGCATTGCCGTCACCATAAGGATTATGAGCGCGACTCATTGTTTTGTATGCAGCATCATCAGTTAGCAACTCATTTAATGCTGCGGTGATCTTAGCTACATCGGTACCAACTAATTTCACAGTACCTGCTTCAACTGCCTCTGGGCGCTCTGTGGTATCACGCATAACTAATACAGGTTTACCTAAACTTGGTGCTTCTTCTTGAATGCCACCTGAGTCAGTTAAAATAATATGAGCACGATTCATTAAGTATACAAATGGCAGGTATTGTTGTGGCTCAATTAAATGTACGTTATCAACATCTTTTAAAATGCGCTTTACTGGCTCTTGTACGTTCGGGTTTAAATGCACAGGGTAAAGTATTTGCGTATTTGGATGAGTTTTTGCGGTTTGCGCTAATGCTTCGCAAATTCGCTCAAACCCACCACCAAAACTTTCACGGCGATGGCCTGTAACCAAGATAAGCTTTTTATTTCCATCAAGCATTGGGAATTGCGATGCGAGTGTATTACTTAATTCAGCATCATTTTCAATTTGCTGTTTAACCATTAATAACGCATCAATTACTGTATTACCCGTTACAGATATGTTTTCAGCCGCGTAGTTTTCTTTTAGTAAGTTAGTTTTTGAATTTTCGGTGGGTGCTAAATGGTACTTTGTAAGTGAGCCGGTTAATTTACGATTACCTTCTTCTGGCCACGGTGAGTAAATATTACCTGTACGCAATCCTGCCTCGACATGACCTACTGCGATTTGCTCATAATAAGCCGCCAGACTTGCTGCAAAAGTAGTCGCTGTATCGCCATGAACAAGCACTACATCGGGTTTAAACTCTTTAAGTACAGGCGTTAACTCTAGCAAAATACGGCTGGTTACTTCTGGTAATGTTTGGCCCGCTTTCATCAAGTTCAAATCATAGTCAGGGGTTATTTTAAACAGCTCAAGTACTTGGTCTAGCATTTCACGATGCTGCGCTGTTACACACACTTTAGCTTCAAAGCGACTATCGTTAGTTAATGCATGTACTAGCGGCGCCATTTTTATCGCTTCTGGACGGGTGCCAAATACGGTTAATACTTTCACTGTTATATCCTTTTAATAAATTAGAGTCTCGAAGCTCTGTTATGCTCGTTATCTGTGTTAAAAGTGCTGTGTGGGTTAAGCTCCCACGCAATAAGCTGCGCGTTTTTAGGCTGCCTTATCTTTCATTACTAATACTTGATTAAGCCTGAAAACTCCTTAGAGTTTAATCTCTTCAACGGTTAACAAACGGTATTCACCCGCCGCTAGGTTTTCATCTAGTTTAATATTACCAATTTGTTCGCGGTGCAATTCAACCACTTTGTTGTCTACTGCGGCTAACATGCGCTTCACTTGGTGGTATTTACCTTCACAAATAGATAA includes the following:
- the wecB gene encoding non-hydrolyzing UDP-N-acetylglucosamine 2-epimerase gives rise to the protein MKVLTVFGTRPEAIKMAPLVHALTNDSRFEAKVCVTAQHREMLDQVLELFKITPDYDLNLMKAGQTLPEVTSRILLELTPVLKEFKPDVVLVHGDTATTFAASLAAYYEQIAVGHVEAGLRTGNIYSPWPEEGNRKLTGSLTKYHLAPTENSKTNLLKENYAAENISVTGNTVIDALLMVKQQIENDAELSNTLASQFPMLDGNKKLILVTGHRRESFGGGFERICEALAQTAKTHPNTQILYPVHLNPNVQEPVKRILKDVDNVHLIEPQQYLPFVYLMNRAHIILTDSGGIQEEAPSLGKPVLVMRDTTERPEAVEAGTVKLVGTDVAKITAALNELLTDDAAYKTMSRAHNPYGDGNACQRICDILAR